The Sporosarcina ureae genome includes a region encoding these proteins:
- a CDS encoding carboxymuconolactone decarboxylase family protein produces the protein MTEERYQRGLEKLMELTLSDEDNPAGEMEIGESFKDVAPDLTKYVVEFAFGDIYSRPGLDNKQKVLTTITALVAQGKPQIQMHIKTGLDVGLTPDEIIGCIMHLIPYTGFPSVLNALSVAQTVFAERGVSITKTDEK, from the coding sequence ATGACGGAAGAGCGTTATCAACGTGGTTTGGAAAAGTTAATGGAACTTACGTTATCGGATGAGGATAACCCCGCAGGTGAGATGGAAATTGGCGAGAGCTTCAAAGATGTAGCGCCCGATTTGACTAAGTATGTTGTGGAATTTGCGTTTGGTGATATTTATTCGCGACCTGGATTGGATAATAAACAGAAGGTCCTGACGACGATCACGGCGCTTGTAGCACAAGGTAAGCCACAAATTCAGATGCATATAAAAACAGGCCTTGATGTAGGCTTGACGCCGGACGAGATTATCGGCTGCATTATGCATCTGATTCCGTACACTGGATTCCCGAGCGTGCTGAATGCTTTATCTGTTGCTCAAACAGTATTTGCAGAACGCGGAGTATCCATTACGAAAACAGATGAGAAGTGA
- a CDS encoding M42 family metallopeptidase gives MTYQPDTTETTELIQQLVSIPSPSGYTRQVISFVENFLKEYNVKTARNRKGGLIATLPGENDKEHRMLTAHVDTLGAMVKEVKKNGRLKLDLIGGYHYNSIEGEYCKIHTTSGKTITGTILLHQTSVHVYKNAGTAERNQANMEVRIDAKVHTAEDVRALGIEVGDFISLKPRVEISENGYIKSRHLDDKASVAMLLQLIKHIQQENIKLPYTTHFLISNNEEIGYGGNSNITEETVEYLAVDMGAIGDGQSTDEHTVSICAKDSSGPYHYGLRNHLVELAKKNDIGYQIDMYPHYGSDASAAIKAGHDIIHGLIGPGIDSSHAFERTHEDSLKNTLQLIYHYLLSDIQSY, from the coding sequence ATGACTTATCAACCAGATACAACAGAGACTACAGAACTCATTCAACAACTCGTATCCATTCCAAGTCCTTCAGGCTATACGAGGCAAGTGATTTCTTTTGTAGAAAACTTCTTAAAAGAATATAATGTGAAAACAGCACGCAATCGTAAAGGTGGATTAATTGCCACGCTACCAGGCGAAAATGACAAAGAGCATCGAATGTTGACAGCTCATGTCGATACACTGGGCGCGATGGTCAAAGAAGTTAAAAAAAATGGTCGCCTGAAGCTCGATTTGATCGGAGGCTACCACTACAATTCAATTGAAGGCGAATATTGTAAGATCCACACGACTTCTGGCAAGACGATCACTGGGACCATTTTACTTCACCAGACATCTGTTCATGTTTACAAAAATGCTGGTACAGCAGAACGTAATCAAGCTAATATGGAAGTGCGCATCGACGCAAAAGTCCATACAGCAGAAGATGTTCGTGCGCTTGGTATTGAAGTAGGAGATTTCATCTCACTGAAGCCGCGTGTAGAAATTTCTGAGAACGGCTATATTAAATCTCGCCACTTGGATGATAAAGCAAGTGTGGCAATGCTATTGCAACTCATTAAACATATCCAACAAGAAAATATCAAATTGCCTTACACAACCCATTTCCTCATTTCGAATAATGAAGAAATCGGGTATGGTGGTAACTCAAATATTACTGAAGAAACGGTCGAGTATCTAGCAGTCGATATGGGTGCCATAGGTGATGGTCAGTCAACTGATGAACACACGGTATCTATTTGTGCCAAAGATTCTAGTGGACCATACCACTACGGACTTCGCAACCATCTAGTTGAGTTAGCTAAGAAAAACGATATCGGGTACCAAATCGATATGTATCCACATTACGGTTCTGATGCGTCTGCAGCTATCAAGGCAGGACACGACATTATCCACGGATTGATTGGACCGGGAATTGACTCTTCCCATGCGTTTGAACGTACACATGAAGACTCATTAAAGAACACTTTACAATTGATCTATCATTATTTGCTATCTGATATACAAAGTTATTAA
- a CDS encoding methionine ABC transporter ATP-binding protein: protein MIQIQHLSKVYQTKEKVVKGVDDVSLDIETGEIFGIVGYSGAGKSSLIRCLNLLEKPTSGTILIDNVDLTKLTGVQLRQARLKIGMIFQHFYLISQKTIFENIAFALQAAKMPSNKIETRVMELLEMVGLSDKRNVYPAQLSGGQKQRVGIARALANNPSVLLCDEATSALDPNTTMSILRLLKKINKELNITIVLITHEMNVVKEICDRMAIMQDGKVIEEGQVYDIFSNPVQPLTKEFISSVVSYDIPETVTSTLIGTLIKITFKGEVAMEGVISDTMQKYRVKGNFLHGSIEYIQERALGIFLMELQGEREEVEQAIAYIRKQNAQVEVIRQHV, encoded by the coding sequence ATGATCCAAATTCAACATTTGTCTAAAGTATATCAGACAAAAGAAAAAGTGGTAAAAGGTGTAGATGATGTCTCACTAGACATCGAGACTGGAGAAATATTTGGTATTGTCGGTTATTCAGGGGCGGGAAAAAGTTCTCTTATTCGCTGTTTGAATTTGTTGGAAAAACCAACGAGCGGCACAATTTTAATTGATAATGTAGATTTAACGAAACTAACAGGGGTACAACTGCGACAGGCGCGCTTGAAGATCGGAATGATTTTCCAACACTTTTATTTAATTAGCCAAAAGACGATTTTTGAGAACATTGCATTTGCTTTACAGGCAGCAAAAATGCCATCAAATAAAATAGAAACACGTGTAATGGAACTTCTTGAAATGGTGGGTCTATCTGATAAACGCAATGTATATCCTGCACAGTTGAGTGGAGGACAGAAGCAACGCGTTGGAATTGCGAGAGCTCTAGCTAATAATCCATCCGTTTTGCTTTGTGATGAAGCAACATCTGCGCTGGATCCTAACACAACGATGTCTATTTTGCGATTGTTGAAAAAGATCAACAAAGAATTGAATATCACCATTGTGTTAATTACGCATGAGATGAATGTAGTAAAAGAGATTTGTGATCGCATGGCGATTATGCAAGACGGAAAAGTGATTGAAGAAGGACAAGTATATGACATCTTCTCTAATCCGGTTCAACCTTTGACAAAGGAATTTATTAGCAGTGTAGTGTCTTACGATATACCTGAAACCGTCACGTCCACTTTGATTGGTACGCTGATCAAGATCACATTTAAAGGTGAAGTAGCGATGGAGGGTGTGATTTCCGATACGATGCAGAAGTATAGAGTCAAAGGAAACTTCTTGCACGGGTCTATTGAATATATTCAAGAACGAGCACTTGGAATTTTCTTAATGGAATTGCAAGGTGAGCGTGAAGAAGTAGAGCAAGCAATTGCATACATACGCAAACAAAATGCACAAGTGGAGGTGATCCGACAACATGTTTGA
- a CDS encoding methionine ABC transporter permease yields MFDLSHIMELMPDITKAFGETLYMIGISLTIALIIGLPLGVLLFTTDKGLFLENRAINSVVGFFVNIIRSIPFIILLVALIPLTKLIVGSTIGPAAASVSLSVAAIPFFARIVETSMREIDKGVIEAAISTGASPWMIIWNVLLPESKSSIIQGLTLTLINLVAYSAMAGFVGGGGIGDLAIRFGYYRYDDSIMLVTVAILIVLVQLIQFGGDRISKMIDKR; encoded by the coding sequence ATGTTTGATCTATCTCACATTATGGAACTCATGCCGGATATTACGAAAGCATTTGGTGAAACCCTTTATATGATCGGCATATCGCTTACGATTGCATTGATTATTGGGTTGCCACTAGGAGTTCTGTTATTTACAACAGATAAAGGATTATTTTTAGAGAACCGTGCAATTAATTCAGTAGTTGGATTTTTTGTTAATATTATTCGATCCATTCCATTCATCATATTGCTTGTAGCCCTGATACCTTTGACGAAACTGATTGTTGGAAGCACGATAGGACCAGCAGCAGCAAGTGTATCGCTTTCCGTTGCAGCCATTCCTTTCTTTGCGAGGATCGTTGAAACATCCATGAGAGAAATAGACAAAGGGGTTATAGAGGCAGCAATTTCAACGGGTGCTTCGCCTTGGATGATTATTTGGAATGTGCTATTACCTGAATCAAAGTCAAGCATTATCCAAGGACTTACATTGACACTCATCAACTTAGTTGCCTATTCAGCAATGGCTGGATTTGTTGGCGGAGGCGGAATTGGGGATTTAGCCATTCGTTTCGGTTATTACCGATATGATGACAGTATTATGCTAGTCACCGTTGCCATTTTAATAGTGCTAGTGCAGCTGATTCAATTTGGTGGAGATCGTATTTCAAAAATGATAGATAAGAGATAA
- the sdaAA gene encoding L-serine ammonia-lyase, iron-sulfur-dependent, subunit alpha, translating into MAFTSLNQLIERAKQDHTPIYELMIQSEIKQKSMQREIIIKKMSAQFTVMEEAVRKGTTTSVMSRTGLTGGDGQRLYDYAKKRNSFVHPSTLHTAANALAVSEVNANMGRIVATPTAGSAGILPAVLVHALDSGKYTREQIVLSMFTASALGLVIANRASISGAAGGCQAEVGSATAMAAGTLVELAGGTPDQVGHAIGIALKNSLGLVCDPVAGLVEIPCIIRNGLHAITAEAAADMAMAGVVSIIPPDEVIHVMHEVGQNMPESLRETGIGGLAGTPTGQKLKTRVFGKEKEPKEKSTGAPAKYQSAYEIIGPVMIGPSSSHTAGAVRIGNVARQLLNEQPIHAKFSLMGSFATTYQGHGTDLALLAGVMGYNTTDERIPNAKELATETGLEYEFTNRVLGSYHPNTVLVELTGPTNKIKVLASSLGGGKIEVQELDDYPLKFSGERPALLIRHTDQKGVIADLLGILSRKGMNIARMANERFAIDGPAITICEVDGSVDEAMLTELKRDVPIIDDIVLVETD; encoded by the coding sequence ATGGCATTCACGAGTTTAAATCAACTGATCGAGCGTGCAAAACAGGATCATACACCGATTTACGAGTTAATGATTCAGTCTGAAATCAAGCAAAAAAGCATGCAGAGAGAAATTATCATCAAGAAAATGTCAGCGCAGTTTACAGTGATGGAAGAAGCAGTTCGTAAAGGCACGACTACATCTGTCATGTCCCGTACAGGTTTAACAGGAGGCGACGGACAGCGCTTATATGATTATGCGAAAAAAAGGAATTCATTTGTTCATCCATCTACCTTGCATACCGCTGCAAATGCTCTGGCTGTATCAGAAGTAAATGCGAACATGGGACGAATCGTCGCCACACCTACTGCAGGCTCAGCAGGAATTTTACCTGCGGTTCTCGTTCATGCGCTCGATAGCGGGAAGTACACCCGCGAACAAATTGTCTTATCTATGTTTACAGCATCTGCACTAGGGCTAGTCATCGCAAATCGCGCTTCCATTTCAGGAGCGGCAGGAGGATGCCAAGCGGAAGTCGGCTCTGCTACAGCAATGGCAGCAGGAACATTAGTTGAACTGGCTGGCGGTACGCCTGACCAAGTCGGTCACGCAATAGGCATCGCATTGAAAAATTCTTTAGGTCTTGTCTGTGATCCGGTCGCAGGGCTAGTGGAAATCCCTTGTATCATTCGAAATGGATTGCATGCTATTACGGCTGAAGCTGCCGCAGATATGGCAATGGCAGGGGTTGTGAGTATCATTCCTCCTGATGAAGTGATTCACGTCATGCACGAAGTAGGACAGAACATGCCAGAGTCACTGCGCGAAACTGGAATCGGTGGACTTGCTGGTACGCCCACAGGTCAAAAACTGAAAACCCGAGTATTCGGTAAAGAAAAAGAACCAAAAGAAAAAAGTACTGGTGCTCCTGCTAAATACCAAAGCGCCTATGAAATCATCGGCCCAGTCATGATCGGCCCATCTAGTTCACATACTGCTGGAGCTGTCCGAATTGGAAACGTTGCCCGTCAGCTATTGAACGAACAACCTATACATGCGAAGTTTTCCTTAATGGGTTCATTCGCCACTACTTATCAAGGACACGGTACCGATTTGGCGCTTCTGGCTGGCGTCATGGGGTACAATACGACAGATGAAAGAATACCGAATGCGAAAGAACTTGCGACCGAAACAGGACTAGAATATGAATTTACGAATCGTGTACTTGGCAGCTATCATCCAAATACTGTGCTCGTCGAATTAACAGGACCAACGAACAAAATAAAAGTTCTCGCCAGTTCACTTGGAGGAGGTAAAATCGAAGTGCAGGAACTCGATGATTATCCGTTAAAATTCTCAGGCGAACGTCCAGCACTCTTGATCCGCCATACCGATCAAAAGGGTGTTATTGCAGATCTTTTAGGTATTCTCTCAAGAAAAGGCATGAATATTGCGCGTATGGCGAATGAACGTTTTGCAATAGACGGTCCCGCTATTACGATTTGTGAAGTCGACGGCTCTGTAGATGAAGCAATGCTTACTGAATTAAAACGCGACGTGCCAATTATTGATGATATTGTATTAGTAGAGACTGATTAA
- a CDS encoding MetQ/NlpA family ABC transporter substrate-binding protein, with protein sequence MKKLVLAFILTALVAALAACGGEKSTEKSDDDKTLHFGATAGPYSDMLKKAIQPGLEEKGYTVKITEFSDYIQPNISLDSGDIDANLFQNITYLENFEKENNMELSELIIVPTAPLGIYSNKYKSLEEIEDGSTITIPNDPVNAARTLYVLEDAGLVKMDEEIDQLTASEKDITENPKNLVIQPVEAGQLPRSVEGADLAAVPGNFAIAANMDLLEALALEDMPDRFRNVVAVKTENVDKQFAKDIIEVVESEQFLEVIESEFKGFGKPAWMEK encoded by the coding sequence ATGAAGAAGCTGGTACTTGCATTCATTCTTACAGCGTTGGTTGCGGCCTTGGCTGCTTGTGGAGGAGAAAAATCCACTGAAAAATCGGATGATGATAAAACTCTTCATTTTGGTGCAACAGCGGGACCTTATAGTGATATGCTGAAAAAAGCAATTCAACCGGGTCTTGAAGAAAAAGGATATACGGTTAAGATCACAGAGTTCAGTGACTATATTCAGCCAAATATTTCATTAGACAGTGGGGATATAGATGCGAACTTATTCCAAAATATTACGTACTTAGAAAACTTCGAGAAAGAAAACAATATGGAACTCTCTGAGTTGATTATCGTGCCGACAGCGCCTTTAGGTATCTATTCAAATAAATATAAGTCCCTTGAAGAGATTGAAGATGGATCAACCATCACCATTCCGAATGATCCAGTGAACGCTGCGAGAACATTATATGTATTGGAAGATGCAGGGTTAGTGAAAATGGATGAAGAAATAGATCAATTGACGGCATCTGAAAAAGATATCACGGAGAACCCGAAAAACTTAGTCATTCAGCCGGTTGAAGCGGGACAATTACCTCGTTCGGTTGAAGGGGCTGATTTAGCTGCGGTACCTGGAAACTTCGCCATTGCAGCAAATATGGATTTGTTAGAAGCACTGGCTTTAGAAGATATGCCCGATCGGTTCCGTAATGTGGTAGCTGTGAAAACAGAAAATGTAGACAAGCAATTTGCGAAAGATATTATTGAAGTAGTTGAATCTGAGCAGTTTTTAGAAGTAATTGAATCCGAGTTTAAAGGATTTGGTAAACCAGCTTGGATGGAAAAGTAA
- the bluB gene encoding 5,6-dimethylbenzimidazole synthase has translation MFSEEEKDAVYKVIYNRRDVRSFLPTSIPEDAIHNILRAAHHAPSVGFMQPWNFIIVSSDETKEKLAWAADKERRALAIHYEDEGEKETKFLGLKIQGLREAPITICVTCDPTRGGSHVLGRNSIPETDMLSTACAIQNMWLAACAEGLAMGWVSFYKKNDVRDILNIPPHVEPIALLSIGYTESYPTAPILETANWEKRRSLDDLIFTDQWDHKY, from the coding sequence ATGTTTTCAGAAGAAGAAAAAGATGCAGTCTACAAAGTGATTTACAACAGAAGAGATGTGCGAAGTTTTTTGCCGACATCCATTCCCGAAGATGCGATACATAACATACTAAGAGCAGCTCATCATGCACCTTCAGTTGGCTTCATGCAGCCGTGGAATTTCATTATCGTTTCGTCTGATGAAACGAAAGAAAAGTTGGCTTGGGCAGCAGATAAAGAAAGGCGTGCGCTAGCGATTCATTATGAAGACGAGGGAGAGAAAGAGACAAAGTTTCTTGGCTTAAAAATCCAGGGACTAAGAGAAGCACCTATTACGATTTGCGTGACATGTGATCCTACGCGTGGTGGCTCACATGTGTTGGGACGTAATTCCATTCCTGAAACAGACATGTTATCGACTGCTTGTGCCATCCAAAATATGTGGTTAGCAGCATGTGCGGAAGGCCTAGCGATGGGCTGGGTGAGCTTTTATAAAAAGAATGATGTGCGCGATATTTTGAATATACCACCCCATGTTGAACCAATTGCTCTCTTATCTATTGGTTACACGGAAAGTTATCCTACTGCACCTATATTGGAAACAGCAAATTGGGAGAAACGGCGAAGTTTGGATGATTTAATTTTTACCGATCAGTGGGATCACAAATACTAA
- a CDS encoding STAS domain-containing protein, producing MGEITNSAREITELREQIITYEKTIEDLSAPIIPSIVPETILVPLTGALSVGRFMHIQNKIVQRISANNILTVVFDFTDISTLAVEENMGYELLSEKINELVNVLQLMGTETIFVGFSPEFAQNLILSNVSNFTQIRAFTNFREGLRYLLDQKGMEIVYKK from the coding sequence ATGGGTGAAATAACAAATTCAGCACGAGAAATTACAGAACTTAGAGAACAAATTATAACGTATGAGAAAACCATAGAGGACTTATCAGCCCCCATTATACCCTCTATTGTGCCGGAAACGATTTTAGTTCCGCTAACTGGTGCTCTTTCAGTAGGACGCTTTATGCATATCCAAAATAAAATTGTCCAAAGAATATCTGCTAACAATATACTTACAGTAGTTTTCGATTTTACTGATATCAGCACTTTGGCAGTAGAGGAAAACATGGGATACGAACTACTGAGTGAAAAAATCAATGAATTGGTCAATGTGTTGCAATTGATGGGCACAGAAACGATCTTTGTAGGGTTCTCACCTGAATTTGCTCAAAACTTGATTCTATCCAATGTATCAAACTTCACACAAATTCGTGCCTTTACGAATTTCCGTGAAGGCCTTCGCTATTTATTGGATCAAAAGGGAATGGAAATTGTGTATAAAAAATAA
- a CDS encoding tRNA dihydrouridine synthase, whose amino-acid sequence MSTNFWRDLPRPFFILAPMEDVTDVVFRHVVSEAARPDVFFTEFTNTESFCHPEGIFSVRGRLAFTEDEQPIVAHIWGDKPEHFREMSIGMAELGFKGLDINMGCPVPNVATKGKGSGLINHPETAAAIIQAAKAGGLPVSVKTRLGYTDIEEWHTWLRHVLEQDIANLSIHLRTRKEMSNGNAHWELIPEIKKLRDEIAPNTLLTINGDILDRQMGLELVEKYGVDGVMIGRGIFNNPFAFEKEKKEHDYKELLDLLRLHLDLFDKYSTELEPRLFKPLRRFFKIYVKGFRGAAELRNELMNTNTTDEVRALLDTVELD is encoded by the coding sequence ATGAGTACTAATTTTTGGCGTGATCTACCACGGCCATTTTTCATACTAGCACCAATGGAGGATGTAACGGATGTGGTTTTTCGCCACGTAGTAAGCGAAGCTGCACGTCCGGATGTATTCTTTACGGAATTTACCAATACGGAAAGCTTTTGTCATCCAGAAGGAATCTTCAGTGTGCGCGGACGTTTAGCGTTTACAGAAGACGAACAACCAATCGTCGCTCACATTTGGGGAGACAAGCCCGAACATTTCCGCGAAATGAGTATTGGGATGGCGGAACTTGGTTTCAAAGGATTGGATATTAATATGGGATGCCCTGTGCCGAACGTTGCAACAAAAGGTAAGGGCAGTGGGCTGATTAACCATCCTGAAACCGCTGCGGCAATTATTCAGGCTGCAAAAGCTGGCGGATTACCTGTCAGTGTCAAGACGCGTCTTGGCTACACGGATATCGAAGAATGGCATACATGGCTACGACACGTACTGGAACAAGACATTGCGAACTTATCGATCCATCTCCGTACGCGCAAGGAAATGAGTAACGGCAATGCACATTGGGAATTGATTCCGGAAATCAAGAAGCTTCGCGATGAGATAGCACCTAATACGCTGTTGACGATTAATGGTGATATTCTCGATCGTCAAATGGGTCTGGAGCTTGTGGAGAAGTACGGTGTAGATGGGGTTATGATTGGACGCGGAATTTTTAACAATCCATTTGCCTTTGAAAAAGAGAAAAAAGAGCATGATTATAAAGAGTTGCTAGATCTTTTGCGTCTACATCTGGATCTTTTTGATAAATATTCGACAGAGCTGGAACCGCGACTATTTAAACCGCTACGTCGATTCTTCAAAATTTATGTTAAAGGATTCCGTGGAGCCGCTGAACTTCGAAATGAATTAATGAATACGAATACTACAGATGAAGTGCGGGCATTACTGGATACTGTAGAACTCGATTAA
- a CDS encoding pyridoxal phosphate-dependent aminotransferase: protein MALSNRLQNLPPHFFTLLLNKIEKAMDEGRDVINLGRGNPDQPTPPHIIKALQEAVEDPATHGYSPFRGTLALKQAVAEYYQREYGVTIDPETEVAVLGGTKVGVVELPLAIMNEGDLLLLPDPGYPDYLSGVSLAGIRYDTMPLRKENEFLPDYDQLTDEQKKDAKLMYLNYPSNPTGVTATPEFYEKTVAFAKENQIAVLQDFAYGGIGFEGNKPISFLQTKGAKEVGIEMLSLSKMYNMAGWRVGFAVGNAEIIEALNVLQDHLFTSIFPAVQRAAIEALTGPQQCVEELVALYEGRLTVLLTECERIGWNVTAPTGSFFAWLPVPEGFTSETFADLLLDKADVAVSPGNGFGVHGEGYIRVGLLESEERMQEAIRRIEKLGLFK from the coding sequence ATGGCTTTGTCCAACCGATTACAAAACCTCCCTCCGCATTTCTTTACACTCCTATTAAATAAAATAGAAAAGGCTATGGATGAAGGCAGAGATGTAATTAATCTAGGACGTGGAAATCCTGATCAACCAACACCTCCTCATATTATTAAAGCATTACAAGAAGCCGTTGAAGATCCAGCGACCCATGGGTACTCTCCATTTAGAGGGACACTTGCTTTAAAACAAGCAGTGGCTGAATACTATCAGCGTGAATACGGTGTCACAATTGATCCTGAAACAGAAGTCGCGGTACTCGGTGGCACGAAAGTAGGTGTCGTGGAACTTCCTTTAGCCATCATGAATGAAGGAGACCTATTATTGCTGCCAGACCCTGGTTATCCTGATTACTTATCAGGCGTGAGCTTAGCGGGTATTCGATACGATACAATGCCGCTACGTAAGGAAAATGAATTTCTACCTGATTATGATCAACTCACAGATGAACAGAAAAAAGATGCTAAATTAATGTACCTAAACTATCCTAGTAATCCAACAGGTGTCACAGCAACACCGGAGTTTTATGAAAAGACTGTAGCTTTTGCCAAAGAAAATCAAATTGCGGTCTTACAAGATTTTGCATACGGTGGCATTGGTTTTGAAGGCAATAAACCAATTAGTTTCTTACAAACTAAAGGAGCAAAAGAAGTCGGTATTGAAATGCTATCTCTTTCCAAAATGTATAATATGGCAGGCTGGCGTGTTGGTTTTGCAGTCGGTAACGCTGAAATAATAGAAGCTTTAAATGTATTGCAAGATCATTTATTCACTAGCATTTTCCCAGCAGTGCAACGTGCCGCTATTGAAGCATTGACAGGCCCACAACAATGCGTTGAGGAGTTAGTTGCGCTTTATGAAGGTCGTCTAACAGTTTTGCTAACGGAATGTGAACGCATCGGTTGGAACGTAACGGCTCCTACTGGCTCATTTTTCGCTTGGCTACCTGTCCCAGAAGGCTTTACAAGCGAAACCTTCGCCGATTTATTACTAGATAAAGCAGATGTCGCTGTATCGCCAGGAAACGGATTTGGTGTTCACGGGGAAGGTTATATTCGTGTCGGATTGTTGGAAAGTGAAGAACGCATGCAAGAAGCGATTCGCCGTATTGAAAAGCTCGGTTTATTTAAATAA
- a CDS encoding glycine betaine uptake BCCT transporter, whose translation MRKISNVFYITIALIIITVGYGAFASESFETITMNAKNFVASSFGWYYLLLLSLLLLLSIFFVFSPYGKIRLGKDTDRPEFSTVTWIAMLFSAGMGIGLVFYGAAEPLSHFINPATEDPNTDEAFKEGLRESFHHWGLHVWAMYGIVALSLAYFQFRKDAPGLISATLKPIFGKKMDGPWGVFVDVLAVFATAFGVATTLGFGAVQINAGLNYLFGVEIGTFSQFIIIAIVTVLFIISASTGLSKGIKYLSNTNLVLAVLLLAFVVVLGPTLLIFNMFTESLGGYVGNLVQMSLRTAPLNEGNQQWLFDWTIFYWAWWISWAPFVSMFIARVSKGRTIREFMVGVLLAPTLLCAFWFSTFGTTAVDMQRSGIADIASSSSELVVFEMFNEMPWSFIISVIAILLIASFFVTSADSATFVLGMQSTYGSLTPPTSVKMIWGVIQSSIALILLSVGGLAALQNTIIIAALPFSFVMLLMVISLMKELRREKPKRR comes from the coding sequence ATGAGAAAAATATCAAATGTCTTTTACATTACAATTGCATTGATCATCATCACGGTAGGATACGGCGCTTTTGCATCGGAAAGCTTTGAAACCATTACAATGAATGCAAAGAATTTCGTCGCATCTTCATTTGGATGGTACTACTTGCTGTTGCTTTCATTACTACTATTATTAAGCATTTTCTTCGTTTTTAGTCCGTACGGTAAGATTCGACTTGGTAAAGATACCGACCGACCTGAATTTTCTACGGTCACGTGGATTGCTATGTTGTTCTCAGCAGGAATGGGTATCGGATTAGTGTTCTATGGAGCAGCTGAACCTTTGTCACATTTCATCAATCCCGCAACAGAAGATCCAAACACTGATGAAGCCTTTAAGGAAGGATTACGTGAATCATTCCATCACTGGGGACTTCATGTATGGGCGATGTATGGAATAGTCGCTTTATCCCTCGCTTATTTCCAGTTCCGTAAAGATGCACCTGGTTTAATTTCAGCAACATTGAAACCGATTTTTGGCAAGAAGATGGATGGCCCATGGGGGGTATTCGTTGATGTTCTTGCAGTCTTTGCTACCGCGTTCGGCGTTGCAACAACTCTCGGTTTCGGTGCTGTTCAAATTAATGCAGGGCTGAATTATTTGTTTGGGGTTGAAATCGGGACATTCTCACAGTTTATTATTATCGCCATTGTCACAGTGTTGTTCATCATTTCTGCTTCGACGGGACTCAGTAAAGGAATCAAGTATTTATCCAATACGAACTTAGTACTGGCTGTGTTACTTCTTGCATTTGTCGTTGTGTTAGGACCGACATTGTTGATATTCAATATGTTTACTGAATCACTTGGTGGATACGTAGGAAATTTGGTTCAAATGAGTCTTCGTACAGCACCACTTAATGAGGGTAACCAGCAATGGCTGTTTGACTGGACAATCTTCTATTGGGCTTGGTGGATTTCATGGGCACCGTTCGTCAGTATGTTTATCGCACGCGTCTCGAAAGGCCGCACGATCCGAGAATTCATGGTGGGCGTACTTCTTGCACCTACATTGCTTTGTGCATTCTGGTTCTCTACGTTCGGTACGACAGCTGTCGATATGCAGCGCAGTGGAATAGCAGACATCGCAAGTTCTTCGTCTGAGCTAGTGGTCTTTGAAATGTTTAACGAAATGCCTTGGTCATTTATCATTTCGGTCATTGCCATTCTGTTAATTGCATCATTCTTCGTGACTAGTGCTGACTCCGCAACGTTTGTGCTCGGTATGCAATCGACGTACGGATCATTGACACCGCCTACTAGCGTGAAAATGATTTGGGGTGTGATCCAATCGTCCATTGCATTAATCTTGTTGTCAGTTGGTGGCTTGGCTGCCTTACAAAACACGATTATTATCGCCGCCTTACCCTTCTCGTTCGTCATGTTATTGATGGTCATTTCTTTAATGAAAGAGTTGCGCAGAGAGAAGCCGAAGCGTAGGTAG